From Synechococcus sp. MW101C3, a single genomic window includes:
- a CDS encoding glutamate-5-semialdehyde dehydrogenase, with protein MTSPVPDPSPELLQRALAVRRAAGQLAQSSDAERQAALEAMAAALEQASAEILAANAADRQAAQADGLPAALAARLVLDGPKLAAAVAGVRQLAALSDPLGQRQLHTELDEGLVLERITVPLGVVGVIFEARPDALVQIAALAVRSGNGALLKGGREARLSCAAIHRALQQGLAASAVSPQVLDLLTSREESLALLKLEGLVDLIIPRGSNALVRFIQDNTRLPVLGHADGICHLYVDAEANSEEALRVALDSKIQYPAACNAIETLLVHRAIAADFLPPAVAAFAAAGVELRGDPRACALGVPLPASDEDWGTEYSDLVLAVKLVDDLEAALAHIAHYGSRHTEAICTANPATAEQFLRAVDSAGVFANCSTRFADGFRYGLGAEVGISTQTLPPRGPVGLEGLVTYRYRLRGHGQTVADYARGDQRFMHRSLPL; from the coding sequence ATGACCAGCCCCGTTCCTGACCCCTCCCCAGAACTGCTGCAGCGCGCCCTGGCGGTGCGGCGAGCGGCGGGTCAGCTCGCCCAGAGCAGCGACGCCGAGCGCCAGGCGGCGCTGGAGGCGATGGCGGCGGCATTGGAGCAGGCGTCTGCTGAAATCCTGGCCGCCAATGCAGCTGACCGCCAGGCGGCACAGGCCGATGGCCTGCCGGCGGCGCTGGCGGCACGGCTGGTGCTCGATGGCCCGAAGCTGGCGGCGGCCGTGGCGGGGGTGCGTCAGCTGGCGGCCCTGAGCGACCCGCTCGGCCAACGTCAGTTGCACACGGAACTGGATGAGGGCCTGGTGCTGGAGCGGATCACGGTGCCGCTCGGGGTGGTGGGGGTGATCTTCGAGGCGCGCCCCGATGCGTTGGTGCAGATCGCAGCGCTGGCGGTGCGCTCCGGCAATGGCGCCCTGCTCAAGGGGGGCCGGGAAGCCCGCCTGAGCTGCGCCGCCATCCACAGGGCCCTGCAGCAGGGTCTGGCCGCCAGTGCGGTGTCACCGCAGGTGCTCGATCTGCTCACCTCCCGGGAGGAGAGCCTCGCCTTGCTCAAGCTTGAGGGCCTGGTCGATCTGATCATTCCGCGCGGCTCCAATGCCCTGGTGCGCTTCATCCAGGACAACACCCGTCTGCCGGTGCTGGGCCACGCCGACGGCATCTGCCACCTGTACGTGGATGCGGAGGCCAACAGCGAGGAGGCGCTGCGGGTGGCCCTGGATTCCAAGATCCAGTATCCCGCCGCCTGCAACGCGATCGAAACCCTGCTGGTGCATCGCGCCATTGCTGCTGATTTCCTGCCGCCGGCGGTGGCGGCCTTCGCGGCGGCGGGGGTGGAGCTGCGCGGTGATCCCCGCGCCTGCGCCCTCGGCGTGCCGCTCCCCGCCAGCGACGAGGACTGGGGCACGGAGTATTCCGATCTGGTCCTGGCGGTGAAGCTGGTCGACGACCTGGAGGCGGCGCTGGCCCACATCGCCCACTACGGCTCCCGCCACACCGAGGCGATCTGCACCGCCAATCCAGCCACAGCCGAGCAGTTCCTGCGCGCCGTCGACAGTGCCGGGGTGTTCGCCAATTGCTCCACCCGCTTCGCCGATGGCTTCCGCTACGGCCTCGGGGCGGAGGTGGGCATCAGCACCCAGACCCTGCCCCCGCGTGGGCCGGTGGGGCTGGAGGGCCTGGTCACCTACCGCTACCGCCTGCGCGGCCATGGCCAGACCGTGGCGGATTACGCCCGCGGCGATCAGCGCTTCATGCACCGCTCCCTCCCCCTGTGA
- a CDS encoding ROK family protein, translating into MADAPSKASTSAMAPSALEASALSLACTAPRPSPLPAASAADQAIGVDLGGTAIKLARVDRKGQALAELELPTPQPPMPGAVSMAIAAAIEQLDPERQAAVVGVGVPGPVDASGRVARIAINLPGWRRVPLADWLEARLDRPLVLANDGNCALLGEAWCGAARGEDNVLLLTLGTGVGGGVLLGGQLFTGPHGAAAEPGLIGVDPQGPDCHSGNRGSLEQFCSINGLRRLSLLEPRELCRRADAGEADALAVWDRYGQLLGTGLSSLLYVLTPELVLLGGGLSGASHHFLPAVWREVEQRVMPESREGLRLRRCALGNGAGRLGAARLAFDRLAPLPPTD; encoded by the coding sequence ATGGCCGACGCCCCATCCAAGGCCTCAACGTCCGCCATGGCTCCCAGCGCGCTCGAGGCTTCCGCCCTAAGCCTGGCCTGTACGGCTCCGCGGCCCTCTCCCCTGCCGGCAGCCTCCGCGGCAGATCAGGCCATCGGGGTGGATCTCGGCGGTACGGCCATCAAGCTGGCCCGCGTTGATCGCAAGGGCCAGGCCCTGGCAGAGCTGGAGCTGCCCACCCCCCAGCCACCGATGCCCGGCGCCGTGTCCATGGCGATCGCCGCGGCGATCGAGCAGCTCGACCCAGAGCGGCAGGCGGCCGTTGTGGGCGTGGGCGTGCCCGGCCCGGTCGATGCGTCCGGTCGCGTTGCCCGCATCGCCATCAACCTGCCGGGCTGGCGCCGGGTGCCGCTGGCCGACTGGCTGGAGGCCCGACTCGATCGGCCGCTGGTGCTGGCCAACGATGGCAACTGCGCCCTGCTGGGCGAGGCCTGGTGCGGCGCGGCGCGCGGCGAGGACAATGTGCTGCTGCTGACCCTGGGCACCGGCGTCGGGGGCGGGGTGCTGCTGGGCGGCCAGCTGTTCACCGGGCCCCACGGGGCGGCGGCCGAGCCGGGGCTGATCGGCGTGGATCCGCAGGGTCCCGACTGCCACAGCGGCAACCGGGGCTCGCTGGAACAGTTCTGCAGCATCAATGGCCTGCGGCGCCTGTCGCTGCTGGAGCCCCGCGAGCTCTGCCGCCGTGCCGACGCGGGTGAGGCCGATGCCCTGGCGGTGTGGGACCGCTACGGCCAGCTGCTGGGTACGGGCCTCAGCTCCCTGCTCTATGTGCTCACGCCTGAGCTGGTGCTGCTCGGCGGTGGCCTGAGCGGCGCCAGCCACCACTTCCTGCCGGCGGTCTGGCGGGAGGTGGAGCAACGGGTGATGCCGGAGAGCCGCGAGGGCCTGCGTCTGCGCCGCTGTGCCCTCGGCAACGGGGCGGGCCGGCTCGGTGCCGCCCGGCTGGCCTTCGATCGTCTCGCGCCCCTGCCGCCCACCGATTGA